The stretch of DNA CTACCAGCCCGGAGCGCGACGTTTATGCGGGATGCTCGGGGCCAGCGGACCCATGACCCACCTCTTCGGCCAGATTGAGCGGGTGGCCCGGACTAATGCAACGATCCTTATCACCGGGGAGAACGGTACGGGGAAAGAGCTGGTGGCGAGCGCGGTTCATCGCCACAGTCGGCGCCGCGACGAAGCGTTCATTCCGGTGAACTGTGCGGCCATTCCCGGCGACCTGATCGCCAGCGAACTCTTCGGTCATGTGAAGGGGGCGTTCTCCGGTGCGCACCGCGACCGGGCCGGGCTCTTTGAGGCCGCCGATCGCGGGACCTTGCTCCTGGATGAAATCGGGGACATGGATCCGATGCTTCAAACGAAGTTGTTGAGGGTGCTCCAGGAGGGGACCTTTTTACGCGTCGGCGACAACCAGGTCCGCAAGGTCGATGTGCGGGTGATCTGCGCGACGAACTGCGACTTGGAGGCCATGGTGGAACGCGGAGAGTTTCGCCGTGATCTCTACTACCGAATCCGGGTGATCGAGTTGGCATTGCCCGCGTTGCGGGAGCGCGGGGAAGATATCCTGCTGCTGGCCAACCATTTCTTGAGTGCGACGGCCAAACGCCATGGGCGCGCGGTGAAGCGCTTCAGCGCAGAGTGTCAGGACTACCTCGAAAGCTATCCCTGGCCGGGCAATGTACGCGAGATGGAAAACGAGATTGAGCGTCTGGTCATCCTCTCCGGCGATGCTGAGGAGATCGGTTCGGAGTGGTTGAGTCGACGGATCGTCGGCAAGGTCGAGCAGGTCCCTGTGCTCGATACGAAGGGGTATAACTTGCCGGAGGCGGTCGAGTTGCTGGAGCGTCAGATGATCCTGGAGGGGCTCCAGAAAGCCGGTTGGAACAAGTCTCAGGCGGCAAAGGACCTGGGCATTTCCCGACGCAACCTCATTCGGAAGGTCTCTCAGTTCGAGCTGGAAGAACGCGCTCATGACTAACGCGGTGTGCGCTAAAGGGCTCGCCGCGCTGGGGCTGTTCACAGCGCTGAGCCTCGTTGCTGGGGTCGTGAATGCCCAGGAGTCTCAGGGCGGTGGCGAGTCCTATCGGGTAGATGCCATCGTTGTTGAAGGGCTCTTGCGTACGCGCCGGGAGGTTGTGGAGCAAGAGTTGCTTTTTGGGGAAGGCGATCGCATCGAACAAGCGCAACTCGATGAGAGTCTGCAGCGGTTGCGCAACACCGGGCTCTTTCGGGCGGTGGACGTCGACGTGGTGGATACCACGGTGGCCGCGGTGGGTGCGCCGGTGGCGACGGTAGAGTCAGGGCGGCTGCTGCGCGTGCGTGTCGATGAGCGCTGGACCTTGTTGCCCTCCATTCGGTTCGGCCGCGGGGGCGATGATGTGGAGCTTCTGCTGGGCTTGCAGGACGCCAACCTCTTTGGGAGTTACCTCCAGCTGGGAGGTAGTTTTCACAGGTTGGCCGGGGTGAACTCGTACTCGATCTGGTTTCGCGATCCGCGTTTTCTCTCTCAGCGCCAGGCGCTCTTTGTGGAGGGCTCGCTAAGGAACCGGGTCGAATCGGTCTACGACATCGCCGGCGATCTTAAAGGGGGCTATGCGGTATCGAGGCGCTATTTCGGGAGTTCGCTGGAGAGAGAATGGCGGCGCTGGCTGACCTCCGGGTTATACCTCTCTTTTTCAGATGATACATTCAGCTATCAGCGGACCGAGGAGTCGCGACGTATTCGCCAGGAAGAGCGCGGCGGGCTGCCCTCGGAGATGCAGACGCTGACCCTGGGGACATCCACGTCACTGGGGCGCATCAATCGCGACAGTTATTTGCGCGAGGGCACGCTCTACACGCTGAGGTTCAATCAGAGCTTTCATTTCGGGGGTGAGCCGACGGGGTCCAGCCGGCTTGAGATGAGCTTGCTCAAGTTCTGGAAATTGCCCTGGCAAGCCAATCTTGGTGTGCGCGCGATCATGGGGTTTAGCAACGTCGAAGCCGAGCATCTTCAGTTCAACGCCGGCGGGCTGAACGGGCTGCGGGGGACGGTAAGCATGCGCTACCGTGGAAAAAACTACTGGCTCTTTAATGCGGAGTACCGCATCCCCTCGCTCGATCATCGTTGGCTGGTGTTGCAGCACGTGGCGTTTGTGGATGCGGTCGGTGTGACTCCGTATCCCTATCAGATTTTCGGGACCACGGCGTTCACCACCGGAGTGGGGCTGAGGCTGCTCTCGCCAAAGATCTACGGATTGATCGTTCGCATCGACTATGCGCTTCCGCTGGGCGGTGCTGATGGGCCGGGGTTAAGTTTCGGGGCCGGCCAGGTCTTTTGATGGCGGCCCCGATTCCCGTTCAGCGTGCCGGTTTGGCGATACGCGGATCGAGTTCACGTTGGCCCTGCATCCACTGATACGCGGCGTAGGTGCCGACGACGCGCTTGGAGTAGTCGCGGGTTTCCAGGAAGGGGATATCTTCGACCCAGAGGGCAATTTCGTCGTTGGGCTGGCGGCGCAGCCAACCGTTGATGCGGCCTGCACCGGCGTTGTACGACGCTGCCATCAGGACCGGGTGCCCCTCAAAACGCGAGGCCAGGGTGAAGATGTGATC from Lujinxingia litoralis encodes:
- a CDS encoding sigma-54 interaction domain-containing protein, with amino-acid sequence MSSIVDWNALSLNVAVRELATLLRENLQVRVALVCASGEVVDLGDATGGEAALFDVFADTRGRWGSAEHRVTYAQTVRAWSNACLEVEAGTERVILERAPGFCAHLYPIATQRERAAIVCAGFVNTESAAQSLESIRKVLPDHVLEAIESGQGPRVPQLGREDRRWMDRLGQRIARVMANGLAEEQVPTYQPGARRLCGMLGASGPMTHLFGQIERVARTNATILITGENGTGKELVASAVHRHSRRRDEAFIPVNCAAIPGDLIASELFGHVKGAFSGAHRDRAGLFEAADRGTLLLDEIGDMDPMLQTKLLRVLQEGTFLRVGDNQVRKVDVRVICATNCDLEAMVERGEFRRDLYYRIRVIELALPALRERGEDILLLANHFLSATAKRHGRAVKRFSAECQDYLESYPWPGNVREMENEIERLVILSGDAEEIGSEWLSRRIVGKVEQVPVLDTKGYNLPEAVELLERQMILEGLQKAGWNKSQAAKDLGISRRNLIRKVSQFELEERAHD
- a CDS encoding BamA/TamA family outer membrane protein, coding for MTNAVCAKGLAALGLFTALSLVAGVVNAQESQGGGESYRVDAIVVEGLLRTRREVVEQELLFGEGDRIEQAQLDESLQRLRNTGLFRAVDVDVVDTTVAAVGAPVATVESGRLLRVRVDERWTLLPSIRFGRGGDDVELLLGLQDANLFGSYLQLGGSFHRLAGVNSYSIWFRDPRFLSQRQALFVEGSLRNRVESVYDIAGDLKGGYAVSRRYFGSSLEREWRRWLTSGLYLSFSDDTFSYQRTEESRRIRQEERGGLPSEMQTLTLGTSTSLGRINRDSYLREGTLYTLRFNQSFHFGGEPTGSSRLEMSLLKFWKLPWQANLGVRAIMGFSNVEAEHLQFNAGGLNGLRGTVSMRYRGKNYWLFNAEYRIPSLDHRWLVLQHVAFVDAVGVTPYPYQIFGTTAFTTGVGLRLLSPKIYGLIVRIDYALPLGGADGPGLSFGAGQVF